The Methanomicrobiales archaeon HGW-Methanomicrobiales-1 genome includes a region encoding these proteins:
- a CDS encoding uroporphyrinogen-III synthase — MNIAVTRLSGKEKSDAARCAKAGHTCYSVHPLRSDLRDAEIAEFVKGVERNEFDCIFFTSALPAKIIAPLLKKVPRVIAIGPQTAKELVQSGIACETLPGFYSRDFVPYLGDWIREKHIGIPRADVPNPMLIDAITAAGGIVHEFRCYGLEPTGETLALDAAEAILFTSAMSYTKAIWTPRSNLLVMAIGDITAAAMRSGGTVPAIVGDGSLEGTLAALNEYLDNNRSK, encoded by the coding sequence ATGAATATCGCAGTCACCCGTCTTTCAGGAAAAGAGAAGAGCGATGCTGCGCGATGCGCAAAGGCCGGGCATACCTGCTACAGCGTTCACCCGCTCCGCTCGGATCTGCGCGATGCGGAGATCGCGGAGTTTGTGAAGGGAGTTGAGCGCAATGAGTTCGACTGCATCTTCTTTACCAGCGCCCTCCCGGCAAAGATCATTGCCCCGCTCCTCAAAAAGGTCCCCCGCGTGATTGCGATCGGGCCCCAGACTGCAAAAGAACTGGTGCAATCCGGTATCGCGTGCGAGACGCTCCCGGGATTTTATTCACGGGACTTTGTTCCCTATCTCGGCGACTGGATCCGGGAAAAACATATCGGCATCCCCCGAGCCGATGTCCCGAACCCTATGCTCATCGATGCGATCACGGCAGCGGGGGGAATTGTCCATGAATTCCGGTGTTATGGGCTTGAACCTACCGGAGAGACGCTTGCGCTTGATGCAGCTGAAGCAATCCTCTTTACCAGTGCCATGTCATATACAAAAGCTATCTGGACACCACGCAGTAATCTGCTCGTCATGGCAATTGGTGACATAACGGCAGCGGCCATGCGTTCGGGGGGCACGGTGCCTGCAATCGTGGGAGACGGGTCTCTTGAAGGGACCCTTGCGGCACTCAACGAATATCTCGACAATAACCGGAGCAAATAA
- a CDS encoding MarR family transcriptional regulator produces the protein MYSTTLPPSSKTVLEILDHGGAMTHKDIVSQTKLAPRTVRYALKKLKERHLIIEKFNFRDARQIIYQNRTEQATKPQPACV, from the coding sequence ATGTATTCTACAACATTACCCCCGTCATCAAAGACGGTGCTTGAGATACTGGATCACGGCGGCGCAATGACCCACAAAGACATTGTATCGCAAACAAAACTCGCCCCGCGGACCGTGCGGTATGCCTTAAAGAAACTCAAAGAACGCCACCTCATCATCGAGAAGTTCAACTTCCGGGATGCACGGCAGATTATCTACCAGAACCGCACTGAACAGGCAACTAAGCCCCAACCCGCGTGTGTATGA
- a CDS encoding transcriptional regulator — translation MTKHTCTLMHCDTMVRNLLPPMRAEMVSRLVQKQGLSQSDAAKRLGVTRAAVSQYMSRKRGAGEVELSTELDSIIDRWALAVVTGESDINLCDVCQCALKKF, via the coding sequence ATGACAAAACATACCTGTACCCTGATGCACTGTGACACAATGGTCCGGAATCTCCTCCCACCGATGAGAGCGGAAATGGTGTCCCGGCTCGTCCAGAAACAAGGACTCAGCCAGAGCGATGCTGCAAAACGGCTCGGTGTAACACGGGCAGCAGTTTCCCAGTACATGAGCAGAAAGCGGGGTGCGGGCGAAGTTGAACTGTCAACAGAACTGGATTCAATTATTGATCGCTGGGCTCTTGCCGTAGTCACCGGAGAGAGCGATATTAACCTGTGTGACGTGTGCCAGTGTGCACTCAAGAAATTCTGA
- a CDS encoding PBS lyase, translated as MGDTELPVPEKEIPEEDPVVVEERRKGRVKEYINLLKSDHLHYRWKAAEALGEEGDPEAVEPLLKALNDPYVDVQWLAAKSLGKLGDLRAVEPLIAALKADDKWLRQGAAWGLGRLRDPRAVESLLALLGDKKKGVRKNTAWALGNIGDKRAIEGLTALLKDPDEEVREAAQKALASINRGKNVVFTTPG; from the coding sequence ATGGGCGATACTGAATTGCCGGTTCCTGAAAAAGAAATCCCTGAAGAAGATCCTGTTGTCGTAGAAGAGCGGCGAAAGGGACGAGTTAAAGAATATATCAACCTCTTAAAAAGTGATCACCTCCATTACCGCTGGAAAGCCGCAGAAGCACTGGGAGAGGAGGGGGACCCGGAAGCGGTAGAACCACTCTTGAAAGCACTTAATGATCCCTACGTCGATGTCCAGTGGCTTGCTGCAAAATCATTGGGAAAACTTGGCGATCTTCGGGCAGTTGAGCCCCTGATTGCGGCACTGAAAGCCGATGACAAATGGCTCCGCCAGGGTGCGGCATGGGGGCTGGGAAGGCTCCGTGATCCACGGGCGGTTGAATCACTTCTCGCACTTCTTGGCGATAAGAAAAAAGGCGTACGGAAAAATACCGCATGGGCATTGGGAAACATCGGTGACAAACGAGCCATCGAAGGACTTACTGCTTTGTTAAAAGATCCTGATGAGGAGGTCCGTGAAGCTGCACAGAAAGCACTGGCCTCCATCAACAGGGGGAAAAATGTTGTTTTTACTACTCCTGGATAA
- a CDS encoding RNA-guided pseudouridylation complex pseudouridine synthase subunit Cbf5 yields MELPIADNEQTQQEKKAALWKGAGIIVVDKTQGPSSHEIAAWVGQMLGCEVGHSGTLDPQVSGLLLIMLGNAVRLAPLLLAHDKEYVCLMRLHGDVDPACIQKMGEEFTGRLYQRPPRKSAVKRNLRIRTIHKLEILSIEGRLVLFRVNCEAGTYIRSLCHHMGFALGVGGHMQELRRTRSGTFDETTMHTLHELKDACVAAEAGDRAALESMVMSVDAAVPDLPAVIVRDTAIDAICRGAILAGVGVISCDEFGKNQTVAVLSQKREFVCLGKALVPSSSFKPGETGLVVAPTSVFLAPGTYPRGWTKSDKPVSHDKKPAKKPVQKPARRPSPQFQRKRYH; encoded by the coding sequence ATGGAATTACCGATTGCGGATAATGAGCAGACTCAGCAGGAAAAAAAGGCGGCCTTATGGAAAGGTGCGGGCATCATCGTAGTGGACAAGACCCAAGGTCCGTCAAGCCACGAGATCGCCGCATGGGTTGGGCAGATGCTCGGGTGCGAAGTGGGGCATTCCGGCACGCTTGATCCCCAGGTTTCCGGGTTACTTCTCATTATGCTCGGCAACGCTGTTCGTCTCGCACCGCTGCTCCTTGCCCATGACAAGGAATATGTCTGCCTGATGCGGCTGCATGGCGATGTCGACCCGGCCTGTATCCAGAAGATGGGAGAGGAGTTCACCGGCAGACTCTACCAGCGCCCGCCCCGTAAAAGCGCGGTCAAGCGGAATTTGCGGATCCGCACGATCCACAAACTCGAGATCCTCAGTATCGAGGGACGCCTTGTCCTCTTCCGGGTGAACTGCGAGGCAGGAACTTACATCCGCTCGCTCTGCCACCACATGGGTTTTGCGCTGGGCGTCGGGGGGCACATGCAGGAGCTGCGCCGCACCCGTTCCGGGACATTCGATGAGACGACCATGCACACGCTCCACGAGCTCAAGGATGCCTGCGTGGCGGCAGAAGCCGGGGACCGGGCGGCTCTTGAGTCCATGGTGATGTCGGTCGATGCCGCAGTGCCGGATCTTCCGGCAGTTATTGTGCGCGATACCGCGATCGATGCGATCTGCCGGGGCGCGATCCTTGCAGGTGTTGGGGTGATCAGTTGCGATGAGTTCGGTAAGAACCAGACTGTTGCGGTCCTCTCCCAGAAACGCGAATTTGTCTGCCTGGGCAAGGCGCTCGTCCCATCGTCATCGTTTAAACCCGGTGAGACCGGACTGGTTGTTGCACCTACATCCGTGTTCCTGGCTCCGGGGACCTATCCCCGTGGCTGGACGAAATCTGATAAGCCCGTATCACACGATAAGAAACCGGCGAAAAAACCGGTACAGAAACCAGCCAGAAGACCCTCCCCCCAGTTCCAGAGAAAGAGATACCATTAA
- the iorB gene encoding indolepyruvate ferredoxin oxidoreductase subunit beta: MSGSFDILMVGIGGQGTILASNILGEACLIEGRPVKGAETHGMAQRGGSVESHIRIDGLFGPLIPPGQADLMIAFDLLEALRYAHYLKKEGRIVVNNHVVLPTSVYTQKLVAPTEDEVIAALKKNSLCLLDADKMAADAGSPLSQNVVMLGAASGSIPLKPESLLEAVRRLVPKKTVEINVKAFESGRAFGSKC, encoded by the coding sequence ATGAGCGGAAGTTTCGATATTCTGATGGTAGGAATCGGGGGGCAGGGAACGATCCTTGCTTCCAATATCCTTGGCGAAGCCTGCCTGATTGAAGGGAGGCCGGTGAAAGGAGCCGAGACCCACGGTATGGCTCAACGCGGCGGCTCCGTTGAGAGTCATATCCGTATAGACGGTTTATTCGGCCCCCTGATCCCCCCCGGGCAGGCGGATCTCATGATCGCGTTCGATCTCCTGGAAGCCCTCCGCTATGCCCATTACCTGAAAAAAGAGGGGCGGATTGTTGTCAATAATCATGTCGTGCTACCCACATCGGTATACACGCAGAAACTTGTCGCGCCAACGGAAGATGAGGTTATTGCCGCGCTGAAGAAGAACTCTCTGTGCTTGCTCGATGCAGACAAAATGGCAGCTGATGCAGGAAGTCCGCTCTCCCAGAATGTGGTGATGCTGGGTGCTGCATCCGGATCCATACCCCTCAAACCCGAGTCACTGCTTGAAGCGGTCCGGCGCCTTGTGCCGAAAAAGACCGTGGAGATCAATGTGAAGGCGTTCGAGTCGGGACGGGCATTCGGCAGTAAGTGCTGA
- a CDS encoding thymidylate synthase → MRVIRAPSIGGAHEQVIKMILEKGWTLRTEDAEATVEFEEVTLQVDTPLAEPMTSPHSRFQQRFVEQYARDLIHGSNANFEYDYHGRLFDWGERLVTDGQPVHVDQIAYIVDKLRSQPETRRAVAITWNPVIDEKLDDCPCLQLVQCVVRDNKLHMRVVFRSNDMLTAAGANMYALVQLQKHIADQLGITCGTYTHISLVPHIYYIRDMHDIEPFCGKGEFIHPVKEVCRACKGCKRAESI, encoded by the coding sequence ATGAGAGTTATCCGGGCTCCAAGCATCGGGGGGGCACACGAACAGGTCATTAAAATGATCTTAGAGAAAGGCTGGACCCTCCGGACAGAAGATGCCGAAGCAACAGTCGAGTTCGAAGAAGTTACCCTGCAGGTGGACACCCCGCTTGCCGAACCCATGACAAGCCCGCACTCCCGGTTCCAGCAGAGATTCGTTGAACAGTATGCCCGGGACCTGATTCACGGATCAAACGCAAACTTCGAGTACGATTACCATGGGCGCCTCTTCGACTGGGGCGAACGCCTTGTCACTGATGGGCAGCCAGTGCATGTGGACCAGATTGCCTATATTGTGGACAAACTCCGGTCCCAGCCGGAAACCCGAAGGGCAGTCGCAATTACCTGGAACCCGGTTATTGATGAGAAACTCGATGACTGTCCCTGCCTCCAGCTCGTCCAGTGCGTGGTGCGGGACAACAAACTCCACATGCGGGTGGTCTTCCGCTCCAATGATATGCTCACCGCTGCCGGTGCCAATATGTATGCCCTTGTCCAGCTCCAGAAACATATCGCCGATCAGCTCGGTATTACCTGCGGAACATACACCCACATCTCGCTCGTTCCTCACATCTATTATATCCGGGATATGCATGATATCGAACCGTTCTGCGGCAAAGGCGAGTTCATCCACCCGGTCAAAGAAGTCTGCCGCGCCTGCAAAGGATGTAAGCGGGCGGAGAGCATATAA
- the nadX gene encoding aspartate dehydrogenase, with translation MMRIGLLGCGNIGHIIAQHAGSFEITAVFDQVLERAEEIAALSGARTYENVEAFLSADIDIIVEAASVNAVKIYAGKVLSHHKDMVIMSVGALADTAFHEELRKIALESGQKIYIPSGAIFGLDNLKIGRISKFKKLLLRTTKSPKSLGIASDSRRMIFSGKANECIKAFPKNVNVSVAMSLAAGQDTDVELWIDPAVDRNVHELFVEGDFGETYVKVTNFPSPDNPATSYLAALSILSLLEDLNSPIVVGT, from the coding sequence ATGATGAGAATCGGGCTGCTCGGCTGTGGCAATATCGGGCATATCATCGCACAGCATGCGGGCAGTTTCGAGATAACAGCCGTATTCGACCAGGTTCTGGAACGGGCAGAGGAGATCGCAGCCCTGTCGGGAGCCCGGACCTATGAAAATGTTGAGGCATTTCTTTCTGCGGATATTGATATCATTGTCGAGGCAGCCTCAGTTAACGCGGTAAAAATCTATGCGGGAAAGGTCCTTTCCCACCACAAAGATATGGTGATCATGAGTGTCGGGGCACTTGCCGATACAGCGTTTCACGAAGAGCTCAGGAAAATCGCACTTGAGTCAGGGCAAAAAATCTACATCCCCAGCGGCGCGATATTCGGGCTCGATAACCTGAAGATTGGCAGGATCTCAAAGTTCAAAAAGCTCCTTCTCAGGACGACAAAAAGTCCAAAATCCCTGGGTATTGCTTCTGATTCCCGCAGGATGATATTCTCGGGAAAAGCCAATGAATGCATCAAGGCATTCCCAAAAAACGTCAATGTCTCGGTTGCCATGAGCCTTGCGGCAGGACAGGATACGGATGTGGAGCTCTGGATCGATCCCGCTGTCGACCGGAATGTGCACGAGTTGTTTGTTGAAGGGGATTTCGGCGAAACCTATGTCAAAGTGACAAATTTCCCGAGCCCGGACAACCCGGCAACAAGCTACCTCGCGGCTCTTTCCATCCTTTCGCTCCTTGAAGATCTTAACAGTCCGATCGTGGTAGGAACATGA
- a CDS encoding fibrillin, translating to MIWIGDVLVSHGEGGVYSERMLGTARVWDPFRSKLAALYHKGTGVEITAETRVLYLGAANGTTVSHVADYADVVYAIEFAPRPMQDLLEVSRRRKNIVPIMADATRPEQYAPLVEMVDLVYQDVAQPDQATIAIRNSAFLRPGGQIILMLKTRSVDVRKEPDVVFQETVDALTSAGFVVQESIWLAPYHQDHAAIVCTRSGV from the coding sequence ATGATCTGGATTGGCGATGTGCTGGTTTCGCATGGCGAAGGCGGTGTATACAGTGAACGTATGCTGGGCACTGCGCGGGTTTGGGATCCGTTCCGCAGCAAGCTGGCGGCCCTCTACCATAAGGGAACTGGTGTGGAGATAACAGCGGAAACCCGGGTACTCTATCTGGGTGCTGCAAACGGGACTACCGTCTCGCATGTGGCGGATTATGCCGATGTGGTTTATGCTATTGAGTTCGCTCCCCGCCCCATGCAGGATTTGCTCGAAGTGTCCCGCCGCCGCAAAAATATTGTGCCGATTATGGCTGATGCAACCCGCCCGGAGCAGTACGCACCTTTGGTTGAAATGGTGGATCTCGTGTATCAGGATGTAGCTCAGCCGGATCAGGCAACAATTGCAATCCGGAACTCCGCGTTCCTGCGTCCCGGTGGGCAGATTATCCTGATGCTCAAGACCCGGAGTGTTGATGTCAGAAAAGAGCCCGATGTTGTCTTCCAGGAGACCGTGGATGCACTCACTTCAGCAGGGTTTGTAGTGCAGGAGAGTATCTGGCTTGCACCCTACCACCAGGATCATGCGGCGATTGTCTGCACCCGGTCAGGGGTGTGA
- the nadC gene encoding nicotinate-nucleotide diphosphorylase (carboxylating): MVSLDYLLHFIDEDAPFGDVTSESVISDIRCHAEISSEQNGTIAGLCEATMLFSHYGISVEQVAHDGDTVKAGDILLILTGNAKKILLVERTALNIIGRMSGIASQTREMVKIVSAINGHCRIAATRKTCPGFRILDKKAVQIGGGDPHRETLSDGILIKDNHLALVSLKDAISAAKKATIYKKIEVEVETTDDALLAASVGADIILLDNMNPGLVKTTLDALREKGLRERVTIELSGGIDHTTLRDFASLDVDVISIGALTHTVRNFSVKLEIQPE, encoded by the coding sequence ATGGTTTCGCTCGATTACCTGCTCCATTTTATCGACGAGGATGCCCCATTCGGGGATGTGACATCAGAATCAGTTATATCCGACATCCGCTGTCATGCAGAGATTTCTTCAGAGCAGAATGGCACGATTGCCGGGCTCTGCGAAGCAACCATGCTGTTTTCTCATTATGGTATTTCGGTAGAGCAGGTTGCGCATGACGGAGATACGGTAAAAGCAGGAGATATCCTCCTCATACTCACAGGAAATGCAAAAAAGATCCTGCTGGTTGAACGTACTGCACTCAACATCATCGGCAGGATGAGTGGCATTGCATCCCAGACGCGGGAGATGGTAAAGATCGTTTCAGCAATAAACGGACACTGCCGGATCGCAGCAACGCGAAAAACCTGCCCCGGGTTCAGGATACTAGACAAAAAGGCAGTGCAGATCGGTGGCGGGGATCCCCACCGTGAGACCCTGAGCGATGGTATCCTTATCAAAGACAACCACCTGGCACTGGTTTCCCTGAAAGATGCTATATCAGCTGCAAAAAAGGCAACCATCTACAAGAAGATCGAGGTGGAAGTCGAAACAACAGACGATGCCCTGCTGGCTGCATCCGTGGGTGCGGATATTATCCTTCTCGACAATATGAATCCCGGGCTTGTAAAAACCACACTCGACGCACTCAGGGAAAAGGGATTACGGGAGCGGGTGACTATCGAATTGTCGGGGGGGATTGATCATACCACGCTCCGTGACTTTGCATCATTGGATGTCGATGTCATCAGCATAGGTGCACTCACGCACACGGTCAGGAATTTTTCCGTAAAACTTGAAATTCAGCCGGAATAA
- a CDS encoding RNA-processing protein, which yields MRSYWFGDVEDGQCTPSGGDAQAKADRVRTIRTSMDPFIPLTWETAVACGACRDRADYIARLREVCFAAADRDIRQQYSGKDAELLQMVRTLDEMDTVINLLTERAVEWYQLRHPTFTRKYRKTPAHIVVKNIREKSRGALSFVAGEIERLSATRTELAKAVSGRANDVMPNTSALIGGLVAARLMAHAGGLSDLSRMPASAIQVLGARTALFAHLRTKTPSPKHGIIFQHRRVHNAPRDCRGKVARVLAGKLAIAARIDHYRGVADPEFLESAQARIDLTMNSTGKGTEKITGKENES from the coding sequence ATGCGATCCTACTGGTTCGGGGATGTCGAGGATGGACAGTGTACACCCTCTGGCGGTGATGCGCAGGCAAAAGCTGACCGTGTCCGCACGATTCGCACCAGTATGGACCCTTTTATTCCTCTTACCTGGGAAACTGCGGTCGCGTGCGGCGCATGCCGTGACCGTGCGGATTATATTGCAAGACTCCGCGAGGTCTGTTTTGCTGCTGCCGATCGCGACATACGCCAGCAGTATTCCGGCAAGGATGCCGAACTGCTCCAGATGGTGAGGACTCTTGATGAGATGGATACCGTGATCAACCTGCTTACCGAACGGGCAGTGGAATGGTACCAGCTCCGGCATCCGACCTTCACCCGGAAGTATCGAAAGACGCCTGCGCACATCGTGGTGAAGAACATCCGAGAGAAATCCCGTGGTGCGCTTTCTTTCGTGGCCGGGGAGATTGAGCGTCTCTCTGCTACCCGGACGGAACTTGCAAAAGCGGTTTCGGGACGGGCGAATGACGTGATGCCGAATACCAGTGCACTTATCGGCGGGCTGGTTGCCGCCCGGCTTATGGCGCACGCCGGTGGACTTTCAGATCTTTCCCGTATGCCAGCCAGCGCTATTCAGGTGCTCGGTGCAAGGACGGCCCTGTTTGCCCATCTCCGGACAAAGACACCGTCTCCCAAGCACGGGATCATCTTCCAGCACCGGAGGGTACACAATGCGCCCCGGGATTGCCGTGGCAAGGTTGCCCGCGTACTTGCCGGAAAACTGGCAATTGCCGCCCGGATCGATCACTACCGGGGGGTTGCGGACCCGGAGTTCCTCGAATCTGCGCAGGCACGCATCGATCTGACTATGAATAGTACCGGAAAAGGGACCGAAAAAATAACCGGAAAGGAGAATGAATCATGA
- the iorA gene encoding indolepyruvate ferredoxin oxidoreductase subunit alpha produces MERKYLLGNEAIAHACIESGVDFVSGYPGTPSSEVVDVLRAQPDRSYYLEWSVNEKVALENALAAAWCGIRALCTMKHVGLNVAADPLMTSAYTGVTGGLVILSADDPFAHSSQNEQDTRCYAHFARVPCFDPASVQEAHDMIPAAFGLSEEFGLPVIFRPTTRICHSKGDVALGDVVPSTRKGEFHKDPRQYVVIPAHTRILHKKLNEKQPAIKKRLVELGFNRFEIRGKTAVIASGIAASYVQELLPAGVSFMKIGAYPIDEEWLGAFVQKHEKILVIEELAPEVEEIVRQVAGCVPVFGKKNGYASYEGELSPPAVAAIMAKAGVLPHNPFPTVDAVQNLPPRPPILCAGCHHRVAFYAIKKVFKDAIYPSDIGCYTLGLQLGAVDTTICMGASITVGSGIAHSGEPRDVICTIGDSTFLHTGIQGLMNAVYNGANMTVVILDNRITAMTGHQPNPNSGATACGVESPPISLDAICRSCGASFVETIDPYDLTGMINVLEAAKKRKGVKVIIAKQMCVITARRAGIKRGRYQVDAETCTGCGNCVRFGCPAIEFVDNKASINDLCSGCAVCVQLCPVGAIGREGKK; encoded by the coding sequence ATGGAACGAAAATATCTCCTTGGGAATGAAGCGATCGCCCACGCCTGTATTGAATCCGGTGTGGATTTTGTGAGCGGTTACCCCGGTACGCCTTCATCGGAAGTCGTTGATGTACTGCGGGCACAACCGGATCGGTCATATTACCTTGAATGGTCGGTGAACGAGAAGGTGGCACTGGAAAACGCCCTTGCCGCTGCATGGTGTGGCATCCGCGCACTCTGTACCATGAAACACGTGGGGCTCAATGTTGCTGCCGATCCGCTCATGACCAGTGCCTATACCGGTGTTACCGGGGGTCTTGTGATCCTGAGTGCAGATGATCCATTCGCGCACAGTTCCCAGAATGAACAGGATACCCGGTGCTATGCCCATTTCGCGCGGGTACCCTGTTTTGATCCTGCCAGCGTGCAGGAAGCGCATGATATGATCCCCGCGGCGTTCGGTCTTTCCGAAGAGTTTGGATTACCGGTGATATTCCGCCCGACAACCCGTATCTGTCACTCGAAAGGAGACGTTGCGCTGGGAGATGTTGTCCCCAGTACCCGCAAAGGAGAGTTCCACAAGGATCCGCGCCAGTATGTCGTAATCCCGGCCCATACCCGCATCCTCCACAAGAAACTCAACGAGAAGCAGCCCGCAATAAAAAAACGGCTGGTGGAACTGGGATTCAACCGTTTTGAAATACGGGGAAAGACTGCCGTTATTGCCAGTGGTATTGCTGCATCCTATGTACAGGAACTGCTGCCTGCCGGTGTTTCATTTATGAAGATCGGTGCCTATCCTATCGATGAGGAATGGCTCGGTGCCTTTGTTCAGAAGCATGAAAAAATACTGGTAATCGAGGAACTTGCGCCGGAAGTTGAAGAGATTGTCCGGCAGGTAGCCGGTTGTGTGCCCGTGTTCGGGAAGAAAAACGGGTATGCATCCTATGAAGGAGAATTGTCCCCACCAGCTGTTGCAGCGATTATGGCAAAGGCCGGAGTCCTGCCTCACAACCCGTTCCCAACGGTAGATGCTGTGCAGAACCTGCCCCCCCGTCCGCCGATCCTGTGTGCCGGCTGTCATCACCGCGTGGCGTTCTATGCGATTAAAAAAGTCTTCAAAGACGCGATTTATCCCAGCGACATTGGCTGTTACACGCTGGGGCTTCAGCTTGGTGCAGTGGATACAACGATCTGCATGGGGGCATCTATTACCGTTGGCAGCGGTATCGCCCATTCCGGAGAGCCACGGGATGTGATCTGTACCATCGGAGATTCCACGTTCCTCCATACGGGTATCCAGGGCCTGATGAATGCAGTCTACAATGGCGCGAACATGACAGTCGTGATCCTTGATAACCGGATCACGGCAATGACCGGCCACCAGCCGAACCCGAACAGCGGTGCGACTGCCTGCGGTGTAGAGAGCCCGCCTATCTCGCTCGATGCGATCTGCCGCTCCTGTGGTGCCAGTTTTGTCGAGACCATCGACCCGTACGATCTCACTGGTATGATCAATGTCCTCGAGGCAGCAAAGAAACGCAAAGGTGTCAAGGTTATCATCGCAAAGCAGATGTGCGTGATCACTGCCCGCCGTGCCGGGATAAAGCGCGGTCGGTATCAGGTCGATGCTGAAACCTGCACCGGTTGCGGCAACTGCGTGCGGTTCGGGTGCCCTGCCATCGAGTTTGTCGATAATAAGGCATCGATCAATGATCTCTGCAGCGGGTGTGCCGTCTGCGTCCAGCTATGTCCTGTGGGAGCAATAGGCAGGGAGGGGAAGAAATGA